TTATGATGTTGTTTTAGCTAGAAGAGGTTTATTAGATAAACAAGTTGAACTTCTTTCAAAAGCGTTACAATCATTATCATTAGAAGAAAATACTTACGGAATTTATACTGGATATAATAAATTCATGCCATTAAGTATGGAATTATTTGAAAAATTAGTAAAATTACAAGTGCAAGCTGAATCAAAACAAGATTTAGTTAAAGACATCGATAAAATTGAATTAAAAAAATAGATGAATAAAGTTATAGAGTTAAAAGAAATATCAGTTCAATATAATAATAAAAGCGATCTAGTTTTAAAAGATATTAACCTAGATATTTTTCAAGGTGAACTGGTTGCTATAATTGGTCCATCTGGAGTTGGAAAAAGTACATTATTTAAAATAATTATTAATTCATTAAGACCAGTAAAAGGTCAAGTAAAAGTCTTTGATAAAGACATTTTAAAATTTAATAAAAAACAAAAACGTCTTTTTATCTCAAAAATAGGTTTTCTAACCCAAACTCCTAATCTTATTTATACAGATAATGTTTATAACAACATTATTAGATCAACTAGTAAATATAAAAATAATTTTTATAAGTTTTTTAGTATTTTAACTAGAAAACAAAAAATAGCAATTTTTGAAAAATTAGATGAATTAAATATTTTAGATAAAGCTTTTTTTAAAGTAAGTGAACTTTCTGGTGGTCAACAACAGCGTGTAGAAATTGCAAAACTTCTAATAAAAGATGTTGAACTAATTCTAGCTGATGAACCAACAAGTAATTTAGATAAAAAAACTAGTATTGAAGTACTAGAAGTACTTAAAAATATCTCAAAACAAAATAAAACTATTTTAGTAAACATTCACGATCTTAGTTTAGTTAAAAGATATTTTGATAGAGTAATTGCAATTAATAATAAACAAATTGTATTTGATAAAAAAACTAAGGATATAAAACAATGGCAACTAGACAGAATTATAAAAAGCCGTTCTTAGTTAAAGAATCTAATTTCTTTAAATATCGTTATATAAACAGAACTACTAATACAAAAACAAGTTGAAAATTCCACCCAATTTATTTTCATTTACTAGCTTTTTTAGTTTTAGTATTAGTTGGTTATTGTTTTTATAATCAAGCGAGTTTGATTAAAATTGATAATTTTTATCAAGTAACTAAAAAACTAATTTTACTATTTAGTTTTGAAAATAAAAACTTTTTAGATACTAGTTATATTTCAAATGAATATACTAACTTATTTTTAGATACGCTTAGTTTGTTATGAGTAACAATTAAACTAGCTTTAACTGGAACATTTATAGGTTTTATATTAGCTGTTATTACTAGTTTTTTATCATTTAGTAAAGTTAATAATAAATTTTTATCTTATTTATTAAGTGCTGTTATTTTAATTTTAAGAAGTACGCCTGAATTGATCTTTATTACTCTGATAACTTCAACTTTTAGAAATGATTTAAGTTTATTATTAGTTTATATTTGATTTACTTGATTATGATTGCATAAATACTATATTGATATGTTAAATTCATTTGATTTACAGGCATATTATGTTTCAATAAGTCAAGGTAATTCAAAGTTTAAAGCTTTTTTTAAAGAAATTTATCCAAGAATAAAAA
This genomic window from Mycoplasma mycoides subsp. capri contains:
- a CDS encoding phosphonate ABC transporter ATP-binding protein, coding for MNKVIELKEISVQYNNKSDLVLKDINLDIFQGELVAIIGPSGVGKSTLFKIIINSLRPVKGQVKVFDKDILKFNKKQKRLFISKIGFLTQTPNLIYTDNVYNNIIRSTSKYKNNFYKFFSILTRKQKIAIFEKLDELNILDKAFFKVSELSGGQQQRVEIAKLLIKDVELILADEPTSNLDKKTSIEVLEVLKNISKQNKTILVNIHDLSLVKRYFDRVIAINNKQIVFDKKTKDIKQWQLDRIIKSRS